In one Meles meles chromosome 17, mMelMel3.1 paternal haplotype, whole genome shotgun sequence genomic region, the following are encoded:
- the LOC123927439 gene encoding SLAM family member 9-like encodes MGACSEDPHLCGASCLLRFTSLLLSVCSAVTQSPGARGSAVDDSGIPVPLKKIQGTSVLFQVIRNPELPPEVELEKMSWGIVSRSNYRVMLRVFPGRDVPQWVNLQDKFEKRIHVLNTTTLRIDNLTLEDSGLYRARESYTRGRQYDQDFNLTVYEPGPLPRIRAMVLSLTPGECNITVECNTTGTRKDVTVSWESKGLPRELEQRPASGSAPNTWTLALNLPLSQPSPNLTCVVSNQVDQKTATLDLGDVCGHDAQGQTSAAHLPGILASVVVLLLILGAGMYLWKRRGKMKNVEPGRGAGSQEEPRDPDGGIHYAELSQQESGDHRDKGIGEPHLEEENSLTTVYSEVHRPGQAMTVI; translated from the exons ATGGGCGCCTGCTCAGAAGACCCCCACCTGTGCggggcctcctgcctcctgcgATTCACCAGCCTCCTCCTCA GTGTCTGCAGCGCTGTGACCCAGAGTCCTGGAGCCCGTGGGTCTGCAGTGgatgattctggaatccctgttcCGCTGAAGAAGATTCAAGGAACTTCTGTGTTGTTTCAAGTGATCAGAAATCCAGAATTACCTCCAGAAGTCGAGCTGGAGAAGATGTCTTGGGGCATCGTATCCAGATCAAATTACAGAGTCATGCTGCGCGTGTTTCCTGGGAGAGATGTCCCACAATGGGTCAACCTCCAGGACAAGTTCGAGAAGAGGATCCATGTGCTCAACACAACGACGCTGAGGATTGACAACCTGACCCTTGAGGACAGTGGGCTGTACCGGGCTCGAGAGTCCTATACGAGAGGAAGACAATATGACCAGGATTTCAACCTGACAGTCTACG AGCCTGGGCCCCTTCCCCGGATCCGTGCCATGGTTCTGTCCCTCACACCAGGCGAGTGCAACATCACTGTGGAGTGTAACACCACGGGAACCAGAAAGGATGTGACTGTGTCCTGGGAGAGCAAGGgcctccccagggagctggagcAGAGACCGGCCTCAGGATCAGCTCCCAACACCTGGACCCTGGCTCTGAACCTGCCCCTGAGCCAGCCCAGCCCCAACCTCACCTGTGTGGTCAGCAACCAGGTGGACCAGAAAACTGCCACCCTGGACCTTGGGGACGTCTGTGGCCATG ATGCACAAGGACAGACCAGTGCTGCCCACTTGCCCGGTATCCTGGCGTCTGTTGTGGTCCTGCTGCTGATCCTCGGAGCTGGGATGTACCTTTGGAAGAGACGTGGGAAAATGAAGAACGTGGAGCCCGGGAGAG GGGCAGGATCGCAGGAGGAGCCCAGGGACCCTGATGGTGGCATCCACTATGCAGAGCTGAGCCAGCAGGAGTCTGGAGACCACAGGGACAAG GGTATTGGAGAACCACATCTAGAAGAGGAGAACTCTCTCACTACTGTCTACAGTGAGGTccacaggccaggccaggccatgACTGTGATTTAA